One stretch of Podospora bellae-mahoneyi strain CBS 112042 chromosome 2, whole genome shotgun sequence DNA includes these proteins:
- a CDS encoding hypothetical protein (antiSMASH:Cluster_5; CAZy:AA11; EggNog:ENOG503Q1WM; COG:S), with translation MMPQLLYPGLTSLLFLLFALQISAHMMISSPPPLGSLSNPNLRSSDIDYNLKDPLSPSGLTYPCGPNFDLYSLSPQGNPVAIWAAGSSQSFTVDGGASHNGGSCQASLSIDGGKSFKVLRSYEGGCPLKRNYQFSIPADVPATKKAVFAWTWFNQIGNREMYMNCAVVDITPGSGGKGGWAKKPEVFKANIGNGCATVERFDVEFPNPGDDVARGGEGNFASPAGDCGTVNRGADSGAGEGSDSPPAGDSPGSSTTDPTRPSQPNSGAVPTTSACGTKTVTAKPEGTMVFTRTFTVTW, from the exons ATGATGCCCCAGCTCCTCTACCCAGGCCTCaccagcctcctcttcctcctctttgccCTTCAGATCTCAGCCCACATGATgatctcctcaccaccacccctcggCTCATTAAGCAACCCTAACCTCCGCTCTTCCGATATCGATTATAACCTGAAggaccccctctccccatccggCCTAACCTACCCCTGCGGCCCAAATTTCGACCTctactccctctccccacaAGGCAACCCCGTCGCAATTTGGGCGGCTGGTTCCAGCCAATCCTTCACTGTGGACGGCGGCGCCTCCCACAACGGCGGTTCCTGCCaggcctccctctccatcgaCGGTGGCAAATCGTTCAAAGTCCTTCGCAGCTACGAAGGCGGCTGCCCACTCAAAAGGAACTACCAGTTCAGCATCCCAGCTGACGTTCCGGCAACAAAGAAAGCGGTCTTTGCGTGGACCTGGTTCAACCAGATTGGGAATAGGGAGATGTACATGAACTGCGCCGTTGTCGACATCACACCCGGGTCAGGCGGAAAAGGCGGATGGGCCAAGAAGCCAGAGGTGTTCAAGGCAAATATTGGGAACGGGTGTGCCACGGTCGAGAGATTCGACGTCGAGTTTCCCAACCCGGGGGATGATGTTGCTaggggtggggaagggaaTTTTGCGAGCCCGGCGGGGGATTGTGGGACGGTGAACCGGGGGGCGGACTCAGGTGCGGGAGAAGGCAGTG ACTCGCCGCCAGCAGGGGATTCGCCTGGCTCTAGCACAACTGATCCGACTAGGCCATCTCAGCCCAACTCAGGAG CGGTACCTACTACCTCTGCTTGTGGCACAAAAACCGTCACGGCGAAGCCAGAGGGGACAATGGTCTTCACGCGGACATTCACCGTCACTTGGTGA
- a CDS encoding hypothetical protein (antiSMASH:Cluster_5; EggNog:ENOG503Q4X9; COG:Q), which translates to MTRADKLAGKKIAVIGGSSGIGYGAAEILLSAGAHITIISSTQEKVDRAVSQLSSTAGGNVQGRVGNVRDEAAFTELLLSLAPLDHVIFSSVDKIIRGSLAEANLSDAAGLFGVKFWGSFVVAKAIAKHDIILPGGSLTLTSGAAALRPKKGATIGGALNGGLITATISLADELAGKRIRVNTVVPGLVKTPLLGKLGNSEEQQREIYEQAAGRLSVGFVASPEDVAEAYLYAVRADYANGSTIVIGEFHYLLSWFEMSEGVSNGFGIQMAVVLFDWG; encoded by the exons ATGACCAGAGCAGACAAACTCGCCGGCAAGAAGATTGCCGTCATCGGTGGTTCATCcgg CATCGGCTACGGAGCAGCAGagatcctcctctccgccggCGCCCACATAACCATCATATCCTCCACCCAAGAAAAAGTCGACCGTGCCGTTTCCCAACTATCATCTACCGCTGGGGGCAACGTCCAAGGCAGAGTCGGCAACGTCCGCGACGAAGCCGCCTTCACTGAACTGCTTCTCTCCCTTGCTCCCCTGGATCATGTCATCTTCTCCAGCGTCGATAAAATCATCCGTGGTAGCCTGGCCGAAGCTAACCTCTCCGACGCGGCGGGGTTGTTCGGGGTGAAGTTTTGGGGGAGCTTTGTTGTCGCAAAGG CCATCGCAAAACacgacatcatcctccctGGCGGCTCACTCACCCTCACCTCTGGCGCTGCTGCTCTACGTCCTAAGAAGGGAGCGACGATTGGCGGGGCGCTGAATGGGGGGTTGATTACCGCTACTATTTCTCTTGCTGATGAGCTTGCGGGGAAGAGGATCAGGGTGAATACTGTTGTCCCGGGGTTAGTCAAGACACCGCTtttggggaagttggggaatagtgaggagcagcagagggaGATTTATGAGCAGGCGGCCGGGAGGTTGAGTGTGGGGTTTGTTGCTAGTCCGGAAGATGTTGCGGAGGCGTATCTTTATGCTGTGAGGGCGGATTATGCTAATGGGTCGACGATTGTTATTGGTGAGTTCCACTACCTATTGAGTTGGTTTGAAATGTCAGAGGGGGTTTCTAATGGTTTTGGGATACAGATGGCGGTAGTTCTTTTTGATTGGGGGTAG
- a CDS encoding hypothetical protein (COG:U; antiSMASH:Cluster_5; EggNog:ENOG503P53A), with translation MASEEPPNPMAESGVTIRSDSEQYSSPEELSTSPPSSSSPAVILYQPPTFWSILRGAAINLFLPFVNGMMLGFGELFAHEAAFRLGWSNTRIFPLTRRQAHPIGPGIEAVEKPRRRELDDLTSLE, from the exons ATGGCTTCTGAAgaacccccaaaccccatgGCCGAGTCCGGTGTCACGATCCGCTCCGACAGCGAGCAGTATTCCTCCCCAGAGGAGCTGTCTACgtcaccaccctcgtcgtcgtcccccGCCGTCATCCTCTACCAGCCCCCCACCTTCTGGTCTATCCTCCGCGGTGCTGCCATTAACCTGTTTCTTCCTTTCGTTAATGGCATGATGCTTGGGTTTGGCGAGCTGTTTGCTCATGAGGCGGCTTTCAGGTTGGGATGGAGCAACACAAGG ATATTTCCTCTTACTAGAAGACAAGCGCATCCGATTGGGCCAGGTATCGAAGCGGTCGAAAAGCCGAGGCGGAGGGAACTTGACGACCTGACGAGCTTGGAGTGA
- the SHP1 gene encoding protein phosphatase regulator (antiSMASH:Cluster_5; BUSCO:EOG0926423H; EggNog:ENOG503NW1D; COG:Y): MADQDHDTLISNFCDLTGASADQATEYLTATNWDVNTAAAAFYGDLDENEQGPSSTGTATATTTDAEYTGPRTLDGRPAPEYAGTSSSTSKKPVKRRGLATLSSIGGGRNQEDDDDDDDESDDDNRRGPRDLFAGGEKSGLAVQDPAQRSSDPRKLINDIVAKARANATESNPASSPAAGPSSSRFSGSGQTLGGDGVESRTIPSSRAAGAVPEGPAQERILHIWRDGFSIDDGELRRFDDPQNRSDLDMIRNGRAPIHLMNVRMDQRVDVKLQQHDENYRPLPKIYRPFGGEGRRLGSPVPGEVTPTLSPPAATTTQPQASQALSTGVDESQPTLMLRIQLPDGTRMPARFNPTQTVGDVYNFIGRSSSSLSARPWVLSTTFPNKDHEDKGLVLGDMPEFKKGGAAVVKWK; this comes from the exons ATGGCGGATCAAGACCATGACACGCTGATCAGCAACTTCTGCGACTTGACAGGCGCCTCGGCCGACCAA GCCACAGAATACTTGACAGCGACCAATTGGGATgtcaacaccgccgccgccgccttctaCGGCGATCTTGACGAAAACGAGCAAGGCCCCTCTTCCACCGGCAccgccactgccaccactACCGACGCCGAGTACACCGGTCCACGAACATTGGATGGCCGACCGGCACCTGAGTATGCTGGTACATCCTCTTCGACTTCAAAGAAGCCCGTCAAGCGTCGCGGCCTCGCGACTCTGAGCTCCATAGGCGGCGGTCGCAAtcaagaagacgacgatgacgacgatgacgagagcGATGACGACAACCGCCGGGGACCCAGGGATTTATTCGCAGGCGGCGAGAAGTCAGGACTTGCAGTTCAAGATCCTGCTCAGCGGTCCAGCGATCCGAGAAAATTGATCAACGATATCGTTGCCAAAGCCAGAGC CAATGCCACCGAGAGTAATCCCGCATCTTCCCCCGCTGCAGGCCCTTCATCGAGTCGCTTCAGTGGCTCCGGTCAGACATTGGGCGGAGATGGCGTAGAGAGTCGCACTATTCCTAGCTCCAGAGCTGCTGGGGCCGTTCCCGAGGGGCCTGCGCAGGAGCGGATTCTCCATATCTGGCGTGACGGCTTTAGCATCGATGATGGGGAGCTTCGTCGTTTTGACGACCCTCAGAACAGGAGCGACTTGGATATGATCCGCAATGGACGGGCGCCAATCCATCTCATGAATGTCCGCATGGACCAACGGGTCGATGTCAAGCTCCAACAACACGACGAGAACTACCGCCCTCTGCCCAAGATCTACCGACCCTTCGGCGGTGAGGGCCGTCGATTGGGTAGCCCTGTGCCCGGTGAGGTAacaccaaccctctcccctccgGCCGCAACTACAACACAGCCTCAGGCCAGCCAGGCCCTGAGCACCGGAGTGGATGAGTCGCAGCCGACCTTGATGCTGCGCATTCAGCTTCCCGACGGAACCCGCATGCCAGCCCGATTTAACCCCACGCAGACAGTCGGCGATGTCTACAACTTCATTGGACGCTCGTCTTCCTCGCTTTCAGCCCGTCCGTGGGTTCTCTCCACCACATTCCCCAACAAGGACCACGAAGACAAGggcttggtgttgggagaCATGCCCGAGTTTAAGaagggtggtgctgctgtcgtcAAGTGGAAATAA
- a CDS encoding hypothetical protein (antiSMASH:Cluster_5; COG:H; EggNog:ENOG503P2JY) — protein MSAIQKNVEQTSESYSASFTQGHLALPPAKKYLVLTCMDARIDPARAFGIELGDAHVIRNAGASAVDALRSIVISEQLLGTNEIVLVKHTGCGMLTFKNEDAYGIVEKNLGEEAVAELKAKNLDFLPFPELEKAVEDDVAFLKASKLVPDSVTISGWVYEVESGKTRRVV, from the exons ATGTCCGCCATCCAAAAGAACGTCGAGCAGACCTCCGAGTCGTACTCTGCCTCCTTTACCCAAGGGCACTTGGCTCTGCCCCCGGCGAAAAAATATCTTGTCTTGACTTGCATGGACGCGAGAATTGACCCTGCGAGGGCGTTTGGGattgagcttggtgatgcgCATGTTATCCGCAAT GCCGGCGCCAGCGCGGTCGACGCCCTCCGCTCCATCGTCATCTCGGAGCAGCTCCTCGGCACGAACGAGATCGTCCTTGTCAAGCACACTGGCTGTGGGATGCTGACATTCAAGAATGAGGATGCTTATGGGATTGTTGAGAAGAATCTTGG TGAGGAAGCCGTGGCTGaactcaaggccaagaaccTTGACTTTTTGCCTTTCCccgagctggagaaggcggtTGAGGACGATGTGGCTTTTCTGAAGGCGAGCAAGCTTGTGCCTGATAGCGTGACGATTAGTGGGTGGGTTTATGAGGTTGAGAgtgggaagacgaggagggttGTTTAA
- a CDS encoding hypothetical protein (COG:U; antiSMASH:Cluster_5; EggNog:ENOG503NWMC): protein MPSSFCRLSLRTCSGLGSAPSGVDQLWGQCDQGGHQPNLCRVRQRNVPKKKVTATFRRRFWSLPRCGNHRDKMLPSRGLLRSSPSLGLARKSSSSRISTRQFGTTLRSNGSLPQTPRTVLSGSRIGGPAAFTAVRYASTQPAVAPTPAPAAAAAPVVDPIASPSVLSDIDTTPVSLSGSDLLNMPEQIGFLKNLGLDYGFGPTALMEWILEHTYIYTGLPWWASIGLVSLAIRAVLVKPMFTAAEMAQKLQDLKRDPKYEQLEKEVMSAFQGGQADQYAMLDKRNKMKAMRRAVGYKMLPASIPALVQIPVGFGMFRLIRGMADLPVPSMETGGALWFNDLTVSDPLFILPIVGAGLMIASMRVPLPYMASSQQGTMKIMTMVAAPITLGVSIFLPAGLQLYFAISTFLQFGQQWLTYQNWFRKMIGLRPVVFGGHHRTPIGGAYQAPRTLDTKGTVVPQKETLFESLKSTKAAAQQKLEQWQDNSTNKATFAKAQEYEAKRALEEKERLLARRNRKRARGQEE, encoded by the exons ATGCCTTCCAGCTTCTGCAGGCTTTCTCTTAGGACATGCTCTGGCCTTGGCAGTGCGCCGTCTGGTGTTGATCAATTGTGGGGTCAGTGCGACCAGGGGGGGCACCAACCGAACCTTTGCCGCGTGCGCCAGCGAAACgtaccaaaaaaaaaagttacaGCGACTTTTAGAAGGCGATTCTGGAGTCTGCCTCGTTGCGGAAACCACCGAGACAAAATGCTCCCAAGTAGAGGTTTACTGAGGTCAAGCCCCTCGCTGGGCCTTGCCAGAAAG TCGTCGTCCTCCCGAATCTCAACACGACAGTTCGGCACCACTCTGCGCAGCAATGGATCCCTTCCTCAGACTCCTCGCACCGTCCTCTCTGGGAGCAGGATAGGTGGTCCCGCTGCCTTCACAGCCGTGCGGTATGCCTCGACTCAACCGGCCGTCGCCCCAACTCCCGCccccgccgctgccgctgctccAGTGGTAGATCCGATCGCGAGCCCTTCTGTCCTGTCGGATATCGACACCACCCCCGTATCCCTCTCCGGAAgcgacctcctcaacatgcCTGAGCAAATCGGCTTTCTCAAGAACTTGGGTCTAGACTACGGCTTCGGCCCGACAGCCCTCATGGAATGGATCCTCGAGCACACGTACATCTACACGGGCCTCCCGTGGTGGGCGTCGATCGGTCTTGTCTCGCTTGCTATCAGGGCGGTTCTTGTCAAGCCTATGTTTACGGCTGCGGAAATGGCGCAGAAGCTGCAGGATCTGAAGAGGGATCCCAAGTATgagcagctggagaaggaggtcatGTCGGCTTTTCAGGGGGGCCAGGCGGATCAGTATGCCATGTTGGATAAGAGGAATAAGATGAAGGCGATGAGACGGGCGGTGGGGTACAAGATGCTGCCTGCGAGTATTCCGGCCTTGGTGCAGATTCCCGTGGGCTTTGGGATGTTTAGGTTGATCAGGGGAATGGCTGATTTGCCGGTGCCGTCGATGGAGACGGGGGGAGCGTTGTGGTTTAATGATTTGACCGTGTCGGATCCGTTGTTTATTTTGCCGATTGTGGGTGCTGGGTTGATGATTGCTAGTATGAGG GTACCACTCCCGTACATGGCCTCCTCGCAGCAAGGAACCATGAAGATCATGACCATGGTCGCAGCGCCAATCACCCTCGGTGTGAGCATTTTCTTGCCCGCCGGTCTCCAACTCTACTTTGCGATCTCTACTTTCCTGCAGTTTGGGCAGCAGTGGCTCACGTATCAGAACTGGTTCCGCAAGATGATCGGTTTGAGACCAGTGGTCTTTGGGGGCCACCATAGGACCCCTATTGGCGGAGCGTACCAGGCCCCGAGAACTCTGGATACCAAGGGGACCGTGGTGCCACAAAAGGAGACCCTTTTTGAGAGCTTGAAGTCGACCAAGGCGGCTGCGCAGCAGAAGCTTGAGCAATGGCAGGATAACTCTACTAACAAGGCTACGTTTGCCAAGGCGCAGGAGTATGAGGCGAAGAGGGctctggaggagaaggaaaggctgttggcgaggaggaataGGAAAAGGGCGAGGGGCCAGGAGGAATGA
- the GTR1 gene encoding GTP-binding protein gtr1 (COG:U; antiSMASH:Cluster_5; EggNog:ENOG503NWKP; BUSCO:EOG09264IV9), with protein MSGLETTTGSGGTAGVTDGSSGGGGIPKTQTQLKKVKKQKVLLMGKSGSGKSSMRSIIFSNYLARDTRRLGATIDIDLSHVKFLGNLTLNLWDCGGQEAFMENYLSQQRAHVFSNVGVLIYIFDIESRDVERDLATYVNIISALVQYSREAQIFVLIHKMDLIPPQMREEVFVQRAALVRKKTSEAVAIIRKGSLAQHSPSPTALTPTHPADDLEPEMQLFATSIWDQSLYKAWASIIHDLVPNLAVIEAQLASLGVAIEADEILLFERTSFLVVSKWASHEGDKNPYGDRFERMSNILKSWKHTCSKFTGTPRNAEQFSEFEYKMGCHFSMFVTKFTANTYILVCMPPGEARFNSAKLNVTAARSWFRFLDGPSPGAAVPAAAAPVAAVPDEGPVQQSPYRAVAGSYYPGA; from the exons ATGTCAGGCCTGGAGACGACAACAGGGAGCGGTGGCACCGCGGGGGTGACAGATGGCTCatcagggggagggggaattCCAAAAACACAAACTCAGCTCAAAAAAgtcaagaagcaaaaggtcCTCCTCATGGGCAAAAGCGGCTCCGGAAAATCCAGTATGAGAAgcatcatcttctccaatTACCTCGCCCGCGATACCCGCCGATT AGGCGCAACAATAGACATCGACCTCTCCCACGTCAAAttcctcggcaacctcaccctcaacctctggGACTGCGGCGGACAAGAAGCCTTTATGGAAAACTACCTTTCCCAGCAGCGCGCCCACGTCTTCTCCAACGTCGGCGTCCTCATCTACATCTTCGACATTGAATCCCGAGACGTAGAGCGCGACCTCGCAACCTacgtcaacatcatctcgGCACTGGTCCAATACTCCCGCGAAGCCCAAATCTTTGTCCTAATCCACAAAATGgacctcatccccccccaaatGAGAGAAGAAGTCTTCGTCCAACGAGCCGCCCTCGTCCGGAAAAAAACCTCCGAGGCGGTCGCGATAATCAGAAAAGGCTCCCTCGCCCaacactccccctccccaaccgcccTCACCCCTACCCACCCAGCCGACGACCTCGAACCAGAAATGCAGCTCTTTGCAACCTCCATCTGGGACCAGTCCCTCTACAAGGCCTGGGCGTCCATCATCCACGACCTCGTCCCGAACCTGGCCGTCATCGAAGCCCAGCTCGCCTCCCTCGGCGTCGCCATCGAAGCCGACGAGATCCTCCTGTTCGAGCGGACTTCGTTTCTTGTCGTGTCAAAGTGGGCCTCCCACGAGGGGGATAAGAACCCCTACGGCGACCGCTTCGAGCGCATGTCGAATATCCTCAAGTCGTGGAAGCACACCTGCAGCAAGTTCACGGGCACGCCGCGCAACGCCGAGCAGTTCTCCGAGTTTGAGTACAAGATGGGGTGCCACTTTAGCATGTTTGTCACCAAGTTTACCGCCAACACGTACATCTTGGTGTGCATGCCGCcgggggaggcgaggttCAACAGCGCAAAGTTGAATGTGACGGCAGCAAGGTCGTGGTTCAGGTTTTTGGATGGGCCAAGCCCGGGGGCGGCTGttcccgctgctgctgctcccgttgctgctgttccaGACGAGGGGCCGGTACAACAGAGTCCGTATAGGGCTGTTGCGGGGAGTTATTACCCAGGAGCGTGA
- a CDS encoding hypothetical protein (EggNog:ENOG503NWVG; COG:Q) produces MAVVTLLMSPWAPVGLVAFFFIYYLYPYFFTYRHLRRIPAPFPAQFTNWWLLLVARRGDRYLTVDQLHKKHGTVVRIQPNHVSINDDAAINIIYGHGNGFLKSDFYDAFVSIRRGLFNTRDRHEHTRKRKIVSHTFSVKSVAQFEPYIHSNLELFVKQLDNLVTRSPMKTAVLDCLNWFNYLAFDVIGDLAFGAPFGMLSSGADMAEVRSSPDSPPIYASAIEILNRRGEVSAALGILPSLKPYAKYFPDPFFTQGLAAVESLAGIAIARVKMRLENPPPEGRKDLLQRLVDARDEKGEPLGREELTAEALTQLIAGSDTTSNSSCALLYHAVRTPGVIPKLQAELDAAIPHSIDVPTFDMVRDLPYLSAVVNETLRHNSTSGIGLPRQIPLDSPGIHLNGHFFPGGTVLSVPTYSVHHSKEIWGEDADQFNPDRWFSLTQRQKNAFIPFSHGPRACVGRNVAEMEMKLIVATWARRYEVELRQEVMETKEGFLRKPLGLEVALKLRKGFTPLA; encoded by the exons ATGGCTGTGGTCACCCTCCTCATGTCGCCTTGGGCGCCAGTAGGCCTGGTTGCCTTCTTTTTCATCTATTATCTCTACCCATACTTCTTCACATACCGTCACCTCAGACGTATCCCAGCACCATTCCCGGCCCAGTTCACCAACTGGTGGTTACTTCTTGTTGCCCGTCGTGGCGACCGGTACTTGACCGTTGATCAACTTCACAAGAAGCACGGCACTGTTGTCCgcatccaacccaaccacgTCAGCATCAACGATGACgccgccatcaacatcatctaCGGTCACGGCAATGGTTTCCTCAAGTC CGACTTCTATGACGCCTTCGTCTCCATTCGCCGGGGTCTCTTCAACACCCGCGACCGTCACGAGCACACCCGCAAGCGCAAGATCGTCTCCCACACCTTCTCGGTCAAGTCGGTCGCCCAGTTCGAGCCCTACATTCACTCCAACCTCGAGCTCTTTGTCAAGCAACTCGACAATCTCGTCACCCGCTCCCCGATGAAGACTGCCGTTCTCGACTGCCTCAACTGGTTCAACTACCTCGCCTTTGACGTCATCGGTGATCTCGCCTTTGGTGCCCCCTTCGGCATGCTCAGCTCCGGCGCCGACATGGCCGAAGTCCGCTCTTCCCCAGACAGCCCCCCGATCTACGCCTCCGCCATCGAGATCCTCAACCGCCGGGGTGAGGTCTCCGCCGCTCTGGGTATCCTCCCATCCCTGAAGCCTTACGCAAAGTACTTCCCCGACCCGTTCTTCACCCAGGGTCTCGCCGCGGTGGAGAGCCTGGCTGGTATCGCTATCGCCCGTGTGAAGATGAGACTTGAGAACCCACCCCCCGAGGGCCGCAAGGACCTCCTCCAGAGACTTGTCGATGCCAGAGACGAAAAGGGTGAACCGCTTGGAAGGGAGGAACTCACCGCCGAGGCCTTGACTCAGCTCATCGCCGGGTCggacaccacctccaactcctcctgcGCGCTTCTGTACCACGCCGTCCGCACCCCGGGCGTGATCCCCAAGCTCCAAGCTGAGCTCGACGCCGCTATCCCCCACTCGATCGACGTCCCCACGTTTGACATGGTCCGCGACCTGCCTTACCTCTCCGCTGTTGTCAACGAGACCCTCAGGCATAACTCGACCTCTGGGATTGGCCTCCCTCGTCAAATCCCGCTTGACTCCCCTGGCATTCACCTCAACGGGCACTTCTTCCCCGGTGGCACTGTTTTGTCGGTGCCGACGTATTCGGTTCACCATTCAAAGGAGATTTGGGGCGAGGACGCCGATCAGTTCAACCCGGATAGGTGGTTTAGCTTGACACAACGGCAGAAGAATGCTTTTATTCCTTTTAGTCATGGGCCGAGGGCGTGTGTGGGGAGGAAtgtggccgagatggagatgaagtTGATTGTGGCTACTTGGGCGAGGAGGTATGAGGTTGAGCTGAGgcaggaggtgatggagacgaAGGAGGGGTTTTTGAGGAAGCcgctggggttggaggttgcgTTGAAGCTTAGGAAGGGGTTCACGCCTTTGGCTtaa